From one Ignavibacteria bacterium genomic stretch:
- a CDS encoding T9SS type A sorting domain-containing protein, translating into MSKAYVYNNTVYITPADSNPAISAFEITDWSGGLDNVYVLNNIFYTADGIHQVIVPGDNRVYLIGNIYSNVTGDVRILYHDNLYTSLDEWRSATGCEVHGGRPTGSAGNPLFNNPGSEATLWPKELSEFKDYGLQSSDSPAYNAGVIVEAISGQHPGFTDFAGTQIPQANVYDVGAIELPVESSASGTHTTASTIKLAPIPAATHLRVYNIPESASYLRVYTVAGSCIVSGIPAQSECRISTEDWDEGLYIIRMYNEAGTMISQIPAVIVR; encoded by the coding sequence TTGTCAAAGGCATACGTTTACAACAACACCGTGTATATCACTCCTGCCGATTCTAATCCCGCCATAAGTGCTTTCGAAATTACTGATTGGTCAGGGGGCTTGGACAACGTCTATGTTTTGAATAACATCTTCTATACTGCCGATGGGATTCATCAGGTTATAGTTCCCGGTGACAACCGGGTTTATCTTATTGGAAATATTTACAGTAACGTCACAGGGGATGTGAGGATTCTGTATCATGACAACCTATATACCTCACTCGATGAATGGCGTTCTGCTACAGGCTGCGAAGTGCATGGCGGACGGCCAACAGGCAGCGCAGGCAATCCGCTTTTTAATAACCCGGGGAGTGAGGCTACACTCTGGCCAAAAGAATTATCCGAGTTTAAGGATTACGGGTTACAGTCATCAGATTCACCTGCGTACAATGCAGGCGTAATTGTCGAAGCAATTTCCGGGCAGCACCCCGGTTTTACAGATTTTGCCGGCACCCAAATTCCACAGGCAAATGTGTATGATGTTGGAGCAATCGAATTACCTGTTGAAAGCTCTGCATCGGGTACGCATACGACAGCATCAACGATTAAGCTTGCACCGATACCTGCAGCAACACATCTGAGAGTGTACAACATTCCTGAGTCGGCATCATACCTGCGTGTATATACCGTTGCAGGCAGCTGTATTGTTTCCGGCATCCCTGCACAGTCTGAGTGCAGAATTTCAACCGAGGACTGGGACGAGGGACTGTACATTATACGCATGTATAACGAAGCCGGAACCATGATTTCACAGATTCCGGCTGTTATAGTTCGATAG